In Vibrio sp. STUT-A11, a genomic segment contains:
- the rpmJ gene encoding 50S ribosomal protein L36, which produces MKVRASVKKICRNCKVIKRNGVVRVICSEPKHKQRQG; this is translated from the coding sequence ATGAAAGTTCGTGCTTCCGTTAAAAAAATCTGCCGTAACTGTAAAGTAATCAAGCGTAACGGTGTCGTTCGCGTGATTTGCAGTGAGCCAAAGCACAAACAGCGCCAAGGCTAA